DNA sequence from the Halorussus limi genome:
TTGCTCTACTCCCCTTTCGGTCGCACCACGTCGGCCAACGTCACCAGCAGGCCGAGGAACCACCCGGTCGGCACCGAGAGGCCGAACCACATCGCCGCGTAGTTCGCGCCTTCGAGCGTGAACTGCTCGCGCAGGAACGTATTGATTCCCCAGAGGTCGAGCGGGTTGTCGAGTAGCCAGACCGCGAGGGTGTAGCTCTTGGGGAAGATGACCTCCGAGAGCGTCGGCGAGTAGAGCGCGGCCACGACCGGCGGGAGAAAGAGCGCGGTCATGGCGAACGGGTAGGCCAGCAGGACGGTGCTGAAGCGCCCGCCGCGGGTCCCCGAGAGGTACGCCAGCACGGCCGCCACGGTGGCGACCCCGCCGGCGGCCCCGACCGCCAGAAAGCCGTCCGTCGAGAATCGGAGTCGAGCGAGCGCGGTCAGGCCGCCCCAGACCAACAGCGACAGCAGGACCACGCCGACGACGCCGAGTCGGGTCGCCGTGCCGTCTATCTTCCGGGTGTAGTACCGGGCCGCGAACCCGAACAGCGTCAGGGGGTAGAGCAGCGCGACGACCGCCGTGCCGACCGCGCTCCACCCGCGGTAGGCGACCCGCCCGGAGGTGGTCGAGGGTTCCCACTTCCCGAGGACGCCGCCCTGATTGCTCCGCTGGCGGGGGAAGAACAGGGCCATCCAACTCTCGTGCAGTCGCTTCAAGTCGTACCGAATCGCCCCGACGAGACCGGTGCTGCTTGTTCCGCCGTGCATCTGCGTTTTAATACGTTACGGCCATTATGAAGTTTCGGGGTCGTTCCGAGAGGTGAAACTCGGCTGGCACGTTTTCGGGACATATGGGGATCCTTCCGGAGTACCGTGAAAGAGTGGTAGGAGACAGAAGAGGAGGGGAAGATAGGAGAGGAAGTGGAAGGCTGGAGAGGAGAGTAGAAAGAAAGAGAGAGGAGGAAACTCCCAGTCGTCACGCCGAAGAATTGGCGGGTCAAGCGGACTCGGCTACCGACTTCGAGTCCGCTCGCGGCGGTCCGCGCTTCGCTTCTCCTCGCCGGTTCGTCGCTCCTCGCCGGTCGGCCTCGTCCCGCGGTCGCTACGGGAGTCTCCCATCACCGCGTCGAGTTGGCGTTCGAACTCCTCGCGGGAGAGTTCCCCGGCGGCGTACCGGCGCTTCAGGATGGCCTCGGCGCTCTCGCGGTCCTCGCTGGCCGCCGGTTCGCTCGCGCCGTCGGGATAGAGTTCGGGGGACTCGACGTTTCCGATGAGCGAGAGGTACACCGGCCAGAGCGTCAGTAACCCTACGAAGAACGCCGGGACGCCGAGGACGGACGCGAACAGGGCCATCCCGAAGGCGGCGAAGTTCGCGGCGGTTTCCAGTCCCATCACGCCGCCGAAGAACAGGAACGGCGAGCAGACGAGCGCCGTTACGCCCAGCAGGGACCGGCCGAGGGTGCCGTCGGGCGTGTAGTGTTCGACCAGTCGGTGGAGGGCGCGGAACGTAGAGGTGTCGGCGGACTGGTTCATCGTGCGTCGAATCGGATACCTATCAGTAAAGCATTTTGTTTTATCGAGTGGAACGAAAGTGTCGGAGAAATCGGCGAGGCTACCGGCTCAGTTCCACGGGCCGAAGTCGGGGTCGACTCGCCGCTCGCGCCGGTCGATGCTCTCTATCTTCTCGACGTCCTCGTCGTCGAGTTCGAGGTCCAGTGCGCCCCAGTTGTCCCGGATGTGGTCCTCGCTGGAGGCCTTCGGAATCGCGGCCACGCCGTCGCGCTGGAGGAGCCACGCGAGGCTGACCTGCGCCGCGGAGGCGTCGTGCTTCTCGGCGACTTCCTGAATCTCGGGCACGTCGAACACCTCGCCGCGGGCGAGCGGCGAGTAGGCCACGAGGTTCACGTCGTTCTCCCGGCCGTACTCGACCAGTTCGTCCTGCGGGAGCATCGGGTGCATCTCGACCTGATTGGCGAACACCGGCGCGTCGAGGATTTCTCGGGCCTCGTCCAGATGTCGGGGCTCGAAGTTCGAGACGCCGACGTTCTCGATGAGTCCGTCGTCGTGGAGTTGGTCGAACGCCGGGAGCGTGTCCTCGGGGTCGTACTCGTTGGCGGGCCAGTGGACGTACAGCAGGTCGACGTAGTCGACGCCGAGTTTGTCGAGGCTCTCCTTCGCGGTGTGAATCACGTCGTCGTACGAGAGGTTGCTCGTCCAGATTTTCGTCGCGAGGAAGACGTCCTCGCGGTCCACGTCGGCGTCGGCGATGCCCTGTCCGACGTACTCCTCGTTGTCGTAGGCCTGTGCGGTGTCGATGTGACGATACCCCATCTCGAGCGCCTGTCGGACGCTCTCGGCGCACGTCTCGCCGTCGGTGTTCTCCCACGTTCCGAGTCCGAGTCGCGGCATGCCGTCGAGCGACTGCGCGTCGCTGTGTTCCTCGCGTTGAGCCATAACGTCTCTCCCTTGGGCGAGCGCGAGGAAAGTGGTTACGGCGTCGGAAATCTCTGAATACGGCGCGCCGCCGGAGCCAATCAGAAATCCCTGAACGCCAGCCCGAGCCGATT
Encoded proteins:
- a CDS encoding aldo/keto reductase; protein product: MAQREEHSDAQSLDGMPRLGLGTWENTDGETCAESVRQALEMGYRHIDTAQAYDNEEYVGQGIADADVDREDVFLATKIWTSNLSYDDVIHTAKESLDKLGVDYVDLLYVHWPANEYDPEDTLPAFDQLHDDGLIENVGVSNFEPRHLDEAREILDAPVFANQVEMHPMLPQDELVEYGRENDVNLVAYSPLARGEVFDVPEIQEVAEKHDASAAQVSLAWLLQRDGVAAIPKASSEDHIRDNWGALDLELDDEDVEKIESIDRRERRVDPDFGPWN
- a CDS encoding SHOCT domain-containing protein; the encoded protein is MNQSADTSTFRALHRLVEHYTPDGTLGRSLLGVTALVCSPFLFFGGVMGLETAANFAAFGMALFASVLGVPAFFVGLLTLWPVYLSLIGNVESPELYPDGASEPAASEDRESAEAILKRRYAAGELSREEFERQLDAVMGDSRSDRGTRPTGEERRTGEEKRSADRRERTRSR